One Lucilia cuprina isolate Lc7/37 chromosome 4, ASM2204524v1, whole genome shotgun sequence DNA segment encodes these proteins:
- the LOC124419447 gene encoding uncharacterized protein LOC124419447 isoform X2, translating into MSKNNQRISKLQKERLVEYMSANLEFARGQFNRLNSNVHFKEKWESLAISLNSLGGSDKSVEQWIKCWIDLKAAVKKHINNRRSIMNKTGGGSWQEIPRDLNPLEEEILKIITTDAVDGDGYTPESGAPLNESFSIEILEGEEDCVPIKKLRKIHNIMHQQTLQNTKKRASKMHSALLSKIEDLSYQNKLILEKIIKIEDKLN; encoded by the exons atgaGTAAG AATAACCAACGAATTTCTAAACTGCAAAAAGAAAGATTGGTAGAATATATGTCAGCTAATTTAGAATTTGCAAGAGGACAATTTAATAGATTAAATTCTAatgtacattttaaagaaaaatgggAATCGCTTGCTATTAGCTTAAATTCCTTAGGAGGAAGTGACAAGTCTGTCGAACAATGGATAAAG tGTTGGATTGACCTTAAAGCTGctgttaaaaaacatattaacaaTAGAAGAAGTATAATGAACAAAACAGGTGGAGGGAGTTGGCAGGAAATTCCCCGTGACCTTAATCCTTTGGAagaggaaatattaaaaattattacaacgGATGCAGTAGATGGTGACGGTTATACTCCAGAAAGTGGAGCACCTCTTAAT gaatctttttcaattgaaatattAGAGGGGGAAGAGGATTGTgttccaataaaaaaattaagaaaaatccaCAACATAATGCACCAACAAACACTTCAAAATACAAAGAAGCGAGCTTCAAAAATGCACTCAGCATTACTATCTAAAATTGAAGATTTAtcttatcaaaataaattaattttagagaaaataattaaaattgaagaTAAACTAAATTAA
- the LOC111686856 gene encoding putative nuclease HARBI1: protein MTPYRSSVNEDEIRYNKIHAKARNCIERLNGVLKSVFRCLQVGLHTSPQAAGKIVNACCVLHNFRLAHGLHCDALFVNEEGAFNDTSFGNDELNYEPLPVASRVRDRLKERFSRNRQL from the coding sequence ATGACACCATATCGTTCAAGCGTTAACGAAGACGAAATAAGATACAATAAAATTCATGCTAAAGCCAGAAACTGCATAGAACGACTTAATGGAGTATTGAAGTCTGTTTTTCGTTGTTTGCAAGTAGGATTACACACATCCCCACAGGCCGCTGGTAAAATTGTTAATGCGTGTTGTGTTTTACACAACTTTAGATTAGCACATGGCCTACACTGTGATGCTTTATTTGTCAATGAAGAAGGAGCTTTTAATGATACTTCATTTGGTAATGATGAATTAAACTATGAACCACTACCTGTAGCATCTAGAGTACGAGACAGATTAAAAGAAAGGTTTTCTCGCAATCGTCAACTttaa
- the LOC124419447 gene encoding uncharacterized protein LOC124419447 isoform X1, which produces MYLQNNQRISKLQKERLVEYMSANLEFARGQFNRLNSNVHFKEKWESLAISLNSLGGSDKSVEQWIKCWIDLKAAVKKHINNRRSIMNKTGGGSWQEIPRDLNPLEEEILKIITTDAVDGDGYTPESGAPLNESFSIEILEGEEDCVPIKKLRKIHNIMHQQTLQNTKKRASKMHSALLSKIEDLSYQNKLILEKIIKIEDKLN; this is translated from the exons atgtatttacagAATAACCAACGAATTTCTAAACTGCAAAAAGAAAGATTGGTAGAATATATGTCAGCTAATTTAGAATTTGCAAGAGGACAATTTAATAGATTAAATTCTAatgtacattttaaagaaaaatgggAATCGCTTGCTATTAGCTTAAATTCCTTAGGAGGAAGTGACAAGTCTGTCGAACAATGGATAAAG tGTTGGATTGACCTTAAAGCTGctgttaaaaaacatattaacaaTAGAAGAAGTATAATGAACAAAACAGGTGGAGGGAGTTGGCAGGAAATTCCCCGTGACCTTAATCCTTTGGAagaggaaatattaaaaattattacaacgGATGCAGTAGATGGTGACGGTTATACTCCAGAAAGTGGAGCACCTCTTAAT gaatctttttcaattgaaatattAGAGGGGGAAGAGGATTGTgttccaataaaaaaattaagaaaaatccaCAACATAATGCACCAACAAACACTTCAAAATACAAAGAAGCGAGCTTCAAAAATGCACTCAGCATTACTATCTAAAATTGAAGATTTAtcttatcaaaataaattaattttagagaaaataattaaaattgaagaTAAACTAAATTAA